The Gracilimonas sp. genome includes a region encoding these proteins:
- a CDS encoding VOC family protein: MKKRVTGIGGVFLKAKDPDATRDWYRDHLGIKSGKYGGTFEWRHAENPDKKGYTAWSMFDENTEYTNPSKKDAMVNYRVDNLEELLKVLEEEGVEIIGEMEVYEYGKFGWIMDPNGYKIELWEPNDEEYEKIKGETNLSS; the protein is encoded by the coding sequence ATGAAAAAGCGAGTAACCGGAATTGGTGGCGTATTTTTGAAAGCTAAAGATCCCGATGCCACAAGAGATTGGTACCGGGACCATCTGGGTATTAAAAGCGGAAAGTATGGCGGCACCTTTGAGTGGCGACATGCCGAAAACCCGGATAAGAAGGGCTACACCGCCTGGAGCATGTTTGATGAAAACACCGAATACACCAATCCCAGCAAAAAAGACGCAATGGTTAATTACCGGGTAGATAACCTGGAAGAGCTGCTTAAGGTTCTTGAAGAGGAAGGCGTGGAAATTATAGGAGAAATGGAAGTTTACGAATACGGCAAGTTCGGCTGGATTATGGATCCCAATGGCTACAAAATCGAACTCTGGGAACCAAACGATGAAGAGTATGAGAAAATTAAGGGCGAGACTAATTTGTCCAGCTAA
- the clpB gene encoding ATP-dependent chaperone ClpB encodes MNLNKFTLKAQEAVQKALELAQSYNNQAVEPAHILKAFLSDQESIVNTLLSKLGANPSAIENVVETTLDRLPKVQGASVSGQYLSNTSKELFDVAQKEGNKLGDEYISSEHVLIGMTTVKGEIANLLKDQSVTKENILKVLKDVRGNQTVDDPNAESRYGALKKYARDLNDLAEKNKLDPVIGRDQEIRRVMQILTRRTKNNPVLIGEPGVGKTAIAEGMALRIVRGDVPEGLKTKRIVALDMGSLVAGTKFRGEFEERLKAVVKDVSDSDGEIILFIDEIHTLVGAGATEGAMDAANILKPALARGELHAIGATTLDEYRKYIEKDKALERRLQTVLVGEPSVEDTVSILRGLQERYEVHHGVRITDSAVVAAAELSHRYIGDRFLPDKAIDLIDEAASRLRLQIDSLPEELDALERQIRQLEIEREALKREKDQSKMKGIEKELADLEEDRKSMRVQWEQERELIQRVRELKQAIDTARNEADKAERQGNYEKVAELRYGTITQLENELQESQKKLDDMQENQSLLKEEVDAEDIADIVARWTGIPVRKMLQSERKKLLQLEEELHKRVIGQDKAIEAVSHAVRRSRAGLQDEQKPIGSFFFLGSTGVGKTELARSLADFLFNDENAMIRIDMSEYMEKHSVSRLVGAPPGYVGYDEGGQLTEAARRHPYSVILLDEIEKAHADVFNILLQVLDEGRLTDNKGVTVDFKNTIIIMTSNIGSHLISNEIEKTGGNMSDEKYEELQNKLIEQLKQTIRPEFLNRVDDTIVFHPLGQEHIRAIVDIQLRRVHEMLRKSEVTLDVSDTVKDWLAVRGYDPVYGARPLKRVIQQNITNKLATKLISREEEGPVHYEATINKAKDGIDFAEVLDDVEAWAEED; translated from the coding sequence ATGAATCTGAATAAATTTACACTGAAAGCGCAGGAGGCTGTACAAAAAGCACTTGAGCTGGCCCAAAGCTACAACAACCAAGCCGTTGAACCTGCCCATATTTTAAAAGCATTTCTGAGTGACCAAGAGAGCATAGTAAATACATTGTTGAGCAAATTGGGGGCAAACCCGTCGGCTATTGAGAACGTGGTGGAAACAACCCTGGACCGGCTTCCAAAAGTTCAGGGTGCTTCCGTTTCAGGTCAGTATTTATCCAATACGAGTAAAGAACTTTTTGATGTTGCCCAGAAAGAAGGAAATAAGCTGGGCGATGAATACATCAGTTCCGAACACGTATTAATTGGAATGACGACCGTAAAAGGGGAGATCGCGAATCTGTTGAAAGATCAGAGCGTGACCAAAGAGAACATTCTGAAAGTGTTGAAGGATGTCCGTGGCAATCAAACCGTGGACGATCCGAATGCTGAAAGCCGGTATGGGGCCCTGAAGAAATACGCCCGCGACCTCAATGACCTGGCCGAAAAGAATAAGCTGGATCCCGTTATTGGCCGGGATCAGGAAATCCGGCGCGTAATGCAAATTCTTACCCGCCGAACAAAGAATAACCCCGTTTTAATTGGTGAACCCGGTGTAGGTAAAACAGCTATCGCTGAAGGCATGGCTTTGAGAATAGTTCGTGGGGATGTTCCTGAAGGACTTAAAACCAAACGAATTGTAGCCCTCGATATGGGCTCGCTGGTAGCAGGTACAAAATTCCGTGGTGAGTTTGAAGAACGACTGAAAGCGGTAGTGAAAGATGTATCGGATTCTGACGGTGAAATCATTTTGTTTATTGATGAGATTCATACCCTGGTTGGAGCCGGTGCCACCGAGGGCGCCATGGATGCTGCCAACATTCTGAAGCCGGCGCTTGCCCGGGGCGAACTTCACGCCATCGGGGCCACTACGCTCGATGAATACCGCAAGTACATTGAGAAAGACAAAGCGTTGGAACGGCGACTACAAACTGTGTTGGTGGGCGAACCTTCTGTTGAAGATACGGTTTCGATTCTCCGCGGATTGCAGGAGCGTTATGAAGTACATCACGGTGTTCGGATAACCGACTCGGCCGTGGTAGCTGCAGCCGAGCTTTCCCACCGATATATCGGAGATCGTTTTCTCCCGGATAAAGCTATTGACCTGATTGATGAGGCCGCTTCCCGGTTACGGCTTCAGATTGATTCCCTTCCGGAAGAACTGGATGCCCTGGAACGCCAAATCCGTCAGTTAGAAATTGAGCGGGAGGCATTAAAACGGGAAAAAGATCAATCCAAAATGAAAGGGATTGAGAAAGAGCTCGCCGATCTGGAAGAAGATCGAAAATCGATGCGGGTGCAATGGGAGCAGGAACGCGAACTGATCCAAAGGGTGAGAGAGCTGAAGCAAGCCATTGACACGGCCCGAAACGAAGCCGATAAAGCTGAGCGACAGGGGAACTATGAAAAAGTAGCTGAATTACGCTATGGAACAATCACCCAGCTTGAGAATGAACTGCAGGAGTCGCAAAAGAAACTGGATGACATGCAGGAAAATCAGTCTTTGCTGAAAGAGGAGGTGGATGCGGAAGACATCGCCGATATCGTTGCACGCTGGACCGGCATTCCGGTTCGGAAGATGCTACAAAGTGAACGTAAGAAACTGCTGCAGTTGGAAGAAGAACTACATAAGCGGGTAATCGGCCAAGATAAAGCAATTGAAGCTGTATCTCATGCTGTTCGGCGTTCGCGGGCCGGACTTCAGGATGAACAGAAACCGATTGGCTCCTTCTTCTTTCTCGGGTCAACCGGTGTGGGTAAAACCGAGCTTGCCCGTTCGCTGGCAGATTTTTTGTTCAACGACGAAAATGCCATGATTCGAATCGATATGAGTGAGTACATGGAGAAGCACAGCGTAAGCCGTTTGGTGGGAGCTCCTCCGGGATATGTAGGCTACGACGAGGGTGGACAGCTTACGGAGGCCGCACGTCGACATCCTTATTCGGTTATTCTGCTGGACGAAATCGAAAAAGCACACGCGGATGTATTCAACATTCTGCTGCAGGTACTGGATGAAGGCCGCCTGACTGATAACAAAGGTGTTACGGTGGATTTCAAAAATACGATCATCATTATGACGTCGAATATTGGTTCGCACCTGATTTCCAATGAGATTGAGAAAACCGGTGGCAATATGAGTGATGAGAAATACGAAGAGCTTCAAAACAAACTGATTGAGCAGCTGAAGCAAACCATCCGGCCGGAGTTTTTGAACCGAGTGGACGATACCATTGTATTTCATCCGCTGGGTCAGGAACACATCCGAGCCATTGTGGATATTCAGCTTCGAAGAGTGCACGAAATGCTCCGGAAGAGTGAAGTGACCCTTGATGTATCTGATACTGTCAAAGACTGGCTGGCTGTCCGGGGATATGACCCGGTGTATGGAGCGCGTCCGCTGAAGCGGGTGATTCAACAGAATATCACCAATAAACTGGCCACGAAATTAATCAGCCGTGAAGAAGAAGGCCCGGTTCATTACGAGGCCACCATCAACAAAGCAAAAGATGGCATCGACTTTGCCGAAGTTCTGGATGATGTAGAAGCCTGGGCGGAAGAGGATTGA
- a CDS encoding aminopeptidase — protein MISQNDQKLANLILEHSTEVQEGHNVMVQLIGLNGIDLLRALVEQIREKGAHPFIKIEDADTQRILIENGDEEFWKNQASVDQLPLMKQMDAFIGIRASQNIYENSQASKEANKAYSEHFLKPVHFDERVNNTNWCIMRYPSAAFAMNAKMPTRAFADFYYDACLVDYAQLEEAMKPLEKRLRATDEIHLKGEGTDIKFSVKGQNWVPCFGKRNIPDGELFTSPVLDSVNGVISYAPSVYQGKPFEFVKLEVKGGVVVDFDSSNNEALKDILDTDEGARRFGEFSFGLNPVIESPMYDILFDEKIYGSNHLTLGKDYEVAPNGNSSNIHWDLVCIGADVYLDGELVREGRKFVADDLKGLNPEKLR, from the coding sequence ATGATCTCACAAAATGATCAGAAACTCGCAAACCTCATTCTTGAACACAGTACCGAGGTTCAGGAAGGGCACAATGTGATGGTACAGCTTATCGGCTTAAACGGTATCGACCTGCTCCGAGCTTTGGTAGAGCAAATCCGTGAAAAGGGAGCGCACCCGTTTATAAAGATCGAAGATGCGGATACGCAACGTATTTTAATTGAAAATGGTGATGAGGAATTCTGGAAGAATCAGGCTTCTGTGGATCAGCTTCCACTGATGAAGCAAATGGATGCCTTCATCGGAATCCGTGCTTCGCAGAATATCTATGAAAATTCACAAGCCAGTAAGGAAGCCAATAAAGCCTATTCCGAGCATTTTCTGAAGCCGGTTCACTTTGATGAGCGCGTTAATAATACCAACTGGTGCATCATGCGGTATCCATCGGCTGCCTTTGCGATGAACGCCAAAATGCCAACGCGCGCCTTCGCTGATTTTTATTACGATGCCTGCCTGGTTGACTACGCCCAGCTTGAAGAAGCAATGAAGCCCCTGGAAAAACGACTGCGAGCCACCGATGAAATTCACCTGAAAGGCGAAGGAACCGATATTAAGTTTTCGGTTAAGGGCCAGAATTGGGTTCCCTGCTTTGGTAAGCGAAATATCCCTGACGGAGAACTTTTCACCTCTCCTGTTCTGGATTCGGTAAATGGAGTGATTTCTTACGCTCCTTCCGTATATCAGGGCAAACCTTTTGAATTTGTTAAGCTGGAAGTAAAAGGCGGCGTGGTGGTTGATTTTGATTCCTCCAACAACGAAGCTCTCAAAGATATTCTGGACACAGACGAGGGAGCACGGCGATTTGGAGAATTCAGCTTTGGGTTGAACCCGGTAATCGAGAGCCCGATGTATGACATTCTTTTTGATGAGAAGATTTACGGGTCCAACCACCTTACCCTCGGTAAAGACTATGAAGTAGCACCTAACGGCAATTCCAGTAACATCCATTGGGATCTGGTTTGTATTGGTGCTGATGTGTACCTGGACGGAGAGCTGGTGCGCGAAGGCCGCAAGTTTGTTGCTGACGACCTTAAAGGTTTAAACCCCGAAAAACTACGGTAG
- a CDS encoding VOC family protein encodes MNPNNHSLSLAVKDIHASKAFYEKLGFEPVEGTGPIENNWIIMKKGNSLIGLFQDMFEENIITFNPTDARSVYKDLKEKEVTFLMESDSIHEDKGPCHFCIEDPDGNQILFDQHND; translated from the coding sequence ATGAATCCTAATAATCACTCTCTTTCACTTGCAGTTAAAGACATCCATGCCTCTAAAGCATTTTATGAAAAACTGGGGTTTGAACCGGTTGAAGGTACCGGCCCCATCGAGAACAACTGGATTATTATGAAGAAGGGAAATTCTCTGATCGGTTTATTCCAGGATATGTTTGAGGAAAATATCATCACCTTTAACCCAACAGATGCCCGAAGTGTCTATAAAGATTTAAAGGAAAAGGAGGTTACATTCCTGATGGAGTCAGATTCCATCCACGAGGATAAAGGTCCGTGCCACTTTTGCATCGAAGACCCGGATGGAAACCAGATTTTATTTGACCAGCATAACGATTAA
- a CDS encoding DUF4199 domain-containing protein, translated as MSKIILTFGILAGLINLFIATLLTNLAGDEMMHANSEWIGYLVMIIALSMIFVGIKQYRDNYLGGVIKFGKAFLAGLYIALVASAFYVGGWEIYLQTSDVNFIETYSTSVIENMEADGASDEAIAEMEEQIQFYSDMYENPFFRVLLTLSEILPVGLIISLISAALLRKSTFMPTEENMNPDASAI; from the coding sequence ATGTCAAAAATTATACTCACATTCGGCATTCTTGCCGGGCTGATTAACTTGTTCATCGCTACCCTCCTCACCAACCTTGCGGGAGATGAAATGATGCACGCCAATTCGGAGTGGATTGGCTATTTGGTTATGATCATTGCTCTGTCCATGATCTTTGTGGGAATAAAACAATATCGGGATAACTACCTGGGCGGCGTAATCAAATTCGGAAAAGCATTTTTGGCAGGATTATATATCGCGTTGGTTGCCAGTGCTTTCTATGTGGGCGGATGGGAAATTTACCTCCAAACCTCTGATGTCAACTTCATCGAAACCTATTCAACTTCCGTTATTGAAAACATGGAAGCTGATGGCGCATCTGATGAAGCGATAGCGGAAATGGAAGAACAAATACAGTTCTATTCTGATATGTATGAAAACCCGTTTTTCCGTGTCCTCTTAACGCTGTCAGAAATTCTGCCTGTCGGTTTGATTATTTCACTGATTAGTGCAGCTTTATTGCGAAAGAGCACCTTTATGCCAACCGAAGAAAATATGAACCCGGATGCGTCCGCAATTTAA
- the pckA gene encoding phosphoenolpyruvate carboxykinase (ATP), with protein MGNNVDLSKHKISVENIIRNPAPAKFYEDAIKFDPGSAVSESGALVVRSGKRTGRSPADKRVVKTPGVEKEVWWGNVNIALDEHTFNINHQRATDYLNTRERLYIVDGFAGWDPNYRLKVRIIAERPYHGLFMHNMLIRPTAEELENFGEPDFVVYNAGKFPANRFTEGMTSDASVDVNFEKGEMVILGTEYAGEMKKGIFTVMHYLMPKKDVLSMHCSANEGEKPEDVALFFGLSGTGKTTLSADNSRKLIGDDEHCWSEDGVFNIEGGCYAKTINLSEEKEPEIYNAIKFGTVLENVGYDANTRKVDYDDVSITQNTRASYPIDFISNSKIPCTAGHPKNIIFLTYDAFGVLPPVSKLSPEQAMYHFISGYTAKVAGTEMGVTEPEATFSACFGAAFLVWPPSKYAEMLAEKMRTHNAKAWLVNTGITGGAYGKGGERINLKNTRAIINAIHEGKLDNADTVQDEVFGFRIPTNCPEVPSEILQPRNSWSNADEYDAQAQKLGKLFRKNFDKYKAESSDEIINAGPKVSD; from the coding sequence ATGGGAAATAACGTGGATTTATCGAAACATAAAATTTCAGTAGAAAATATCATCAGGAACCCGGCTCCTGCAAAATTCTATGAGGATGCCATCAAATTCGATCCCGGTTCTGCGGTATCAGAGTCGGGTGCTTTGGTTGTTCGTTCAGGGAAAAGAACGGGGCGAAGTCCGGCCGACAAGCGGGTTGTGAAAACTCCCGGAGTTGAAAAGGAAGTATGGTGGGGTAATGTGAATATTGCGCTGGATGAACACACCTTTAACATCAACCATCAAAGAGCCACCGATTACCTGAATACCCGGGAGCGGCTGTATATAGTTGATGGTTTTGCAGGGTGGGATCCCAACTATCGCCTCAAAGTCCGGATTATTGCAGAGCGCCCGTATCATGGATTGTTTATGCATAATATGTTGATCCGGCCAACGGCCGAGGAGCTGGAAAACTTTGGAGAGCCTGATTTTGTAGTCTATAACGCCGGTAAATTTCCTGCAAACCGTTTTACTGAAGGAATGACCTCCGATGCCAGTGTAGATGTGAACTTTGAGAAAGGCGAAATGGTGATTCTGGGAACCGAATATGCCGGGGAGATGAAGAAAGGAATCTTTACCGTAATGCATTACCTGATGCCTAAGAAAGATGTACTATCCATGCACTGTTCGGCAAACGAAGGGGAGAAACCCGAAGATGTAGCGCTCTTCTTTGGTTTATCCGGAACCGGAAAAACCACACTTTCGGCTGACAATAGCCGCAAACTGATAGGCGATGATGAACACTGCTGGAGTGAAGACGGCGTGTTTAATATCGAAGGGGGTTGCTATGCAAAAACCATCAACCTCTCTGAGGAAAAAGAGCCTGAGATATATAATGCCATCAAGTTCGGAACGGTGCTGGAGAATGTGGGCTATGATGCGAATACCCGTAAAGTGGATTACGATGATGTTTCCATCACTCAAAACACCCGGGCTTCGTATCCTATCGACTTTATCTCAAATTCCAAAATCCCATGCACAGCCGGACATCCTAAAAACATCATCTTTTTGACTTATGATGCCTTCGGTGTATTGCCTCCGGTAAGCAAGCTGTCTCCTGAGCAGGCTATGTACCACTTTATCAGTGGATATACCGCCAAAGTTGCCGGAACCGAAATGGGTGTTACAGAGCCTGAAGCTACATTTTCTGCCTGTTTTGGAGCAGCTTTCCTGGTATGGCCACCGTCTAAATATGCCGAAATGCTCGCGGAGAAAATGAGAACTCATAATGCCAAAGCCTGGCTGGTGAATACCGGAATTACCGGCGGAGCCTATGGCAAAGGCGGAGAGCGCATCAATCTCAAAAATACACGTGCGATCATTAATGCCATTCATGAAGGTAAACTTGATAATGCCGATACGGTGCAAGACGAAGTGTTTGGTTTCAGGATTCCAACAAACTGCCCTGAAGTTCCTTCAGAAATACTACAGCCACGTAACTCCTGGAGCAATGCAGATGAGTATGATGCACAGGCTCAAAAGCTTGGTAAGCTCTTCCGCAAAAACTTCGATAAGTATAAAGCAGAAAGCAGTGATGAAATCATAAACGCAGGACCAAAAGTCAGCGATTAA
- a CDS encoding LuxR C-terminal-related transcriptional regulator, whose amino-acid sequence MKKTVLIYGAVLAAGVLVVEAIEYFYTIEIISTPVYIVAIAILFTVLGIWLGKKLTAKAPQESEKTSFKRNKKALKSLGISERELDVLEHLGKGHSNQEIANKLFISINTVKTHLSSVYQKLEVSRRSMAVKKARSLKLIP is encoded by the coding sequence ATGAAGAAAACAGTATTAATTTACGGGGCTGTACTTGCTGCCGGTGTATTAGTAGTCGAAGCGATTGAATATTTCTACACGATAGAAATCATTTCAACTCCGGTATATATCGTTGCCATTGCCATTCTATTTACCGTATTAGGCATTTGGCTGGGTAAAAAACTAACGGCAAAAGCACCACAGGAATCTGAAAAAACCTCCTTCAAACGGAATAAAAAAGCCTTGAAGTCGCTGGGTATCAGCGAGCGCGAACTTGATGTCCTCGAGCATCTCGGTAAAGGTCACTCTAACCAGGAAATAGCCAATAAGCTTTTTATATCTATCAATACGGTGAAAACACACCTTTCCAGTGTTTACCAAAAACTGGAAGTAAGCCGCCGAAGCATGGCCGTTAAAAAAGCCCGCTCGTTAAAGCTCATCCCATAA
- a CDS encoding Do family serine endopeptidase, with amino-acid sequence MSTTVKNIFGVAAAVVVLLGFNLAIDSTSVTFSDSTKNKVESAEEKPVASLKDFNDAIVDIAENTNPSVVTITTKRVEEVRVINPFSQFFGNPRGDGETRERVQRGLGSGVIVSDEGYILTNNHVIEQADEIQVRLFDGNEVDAELIGTDPQTDIAVLRIDVDNPPAVPMGNSDELKVGSFVLAIGSPLSENLAHTVSFGIVSAKGRNIGLIQNRQEQWVGYEDFIQTDAAINPGNSGGALIDINGELVGINSAIASRSGGNDGIGFTIPINLAKRIMNDLVDDGEVSRGYLGMYMAGEVDQTMARGLGLGDIRGIMVGRVDEDGPADKAGLQEKDIIVSLNGEKVKDWASFRTRIASFKPGDEIALGIIRDEDNMTLDVTLGKRPQEQTASIAPQNKEEMDERLGFTVRELSSEIRRQLNIENETEGVVVLEVRDGSNAYERGLRSRDIITEVGRTPIDSTKDFYEQLEDLETDVVLLTIKRNDLEQYIAFEI; translated from the coding sequence ATGAGTACCACAGTAAAGAATATATTTGGGGTGGCCGCAGCGGTTGTTGTGTTGTTAGGTTTTAATCTTGCCATCGACAGCACTTCCGTAACCTTTTCGGATTCTACCAAAAATAAAGTAGAATCTGCTGAGGAAAAGCCGGTTGCTTCACTCAAAGATTTTAATGATGCCATTGTTGATATCGCCGAAAACACAAATCCATCGGTTGTAACCATAACCACTAAGCGTGTGGAAGAAGTGCGGGTAATCAATCCTTTTTCACAGTTTTTTGGAAACCCCAGAGGTGACGGTGAAACCCGGGAGCGAGTTCAGCGTGGGTTAGGTTCAGGAGTGATTGTATCTGATGAAGGGTATATACTGACCAATAACCATGTAATTGAACAAGCCGATGAAATACAGGTGCGTTTGTTTGATGGCAACGAAGTTGATGCCGAACTGATTGGCACAGACCCGCAAACCGACATCGCCGTACTAAGAATAGATGTAGATAATCCACCGGCTGTTCCAATGGGCAACAGCGATGAATTAAAAGTAGGCTCATTTGTACTGGCAATTGGAAGTCCGCTTAGCGAGAATTTAGCACACACGGTATCTTTTGGAATCGTCTCTGCTAAGGGCCGGAATATTGGGTTGATCCAAAACCGACAGGAGCAATGGGTTGGTTATGAAGATTTTATTCAGACGGATGCAGCCATCAATCCGGGTAACTCCGGCGGCGCCCTCATTGATATAAATGGAGAATTAGTAGGAATTAATTCGGCTATTGCATCCCGATCCGGTGGAAATGACGGCATTGGATTTACCATCCCCATCAACCTGGCAAAACGAATTATGAACGATCTGGTTGATGATGGCGAAGTTTCCAGAGGGTATCTGGGAATGTACATGGCCGGAGAAGTAGATCAAACGATGGCACGTGGACTGGGACTTGGGGATATCCGGGGAATCATGGTAGGTCGTGTTGATGAAGACGGGCCTGCGGATAAAGCCGGTTTACAGGAAAAAGATATCATCGTATCATTGAACGGAGAAAAGGTCAAAGACTGGGCCAGTTTCCGAACCAGAATTGCTTCTTTCAAACCGGGAGATGAAATTGCCCTGGGTATTATCCGTGATGAAGATAATATGACGCTGGACGTTACGTTAGGAAAACGTCCTCAGGAACAAACAGCTTCTATCGCCCCTCAAAATAAAGAAGAGATGGACGAGCGACTTGGCTTTACGGTACGGGAGCTGTCATCTGAAATTCGCAGACAGCTCAATATTGAAAACGAAACCGAAGGAGTTGTTGTTCTGGAAGTGAGAGATGGCAGTAATGCTTACGAAAGAGGGCTCAGATCCCGGGACATTATTACCGAAGTTGGCAGAACACCTATTGATTCAACAAAAGATTTTTACGAACAGCTTGAAGATTTAGAAACTGATGTTGTTCTTTTGACCATTAAAAGAAATGATTTGGAACAATACATCGCTTTCGAGATATAA
- a CDS encoding DUF1801 domain-containing protein, producing MKIEADSPEEYIQKIPEERKEPIKKLRSVISKNLPEGFKEQMSYGMIGYVVPHSLYPNGYHVAPELPLPFINIASQKNHIAVYHSGIYADDELMNWFKGEYPKHVKTKLDMGKSCIRFRNPDHIPYELIGELAGKMTPKEWIELYEKNIKS from the coding sequence ATGAAAATTGAAGCCGACAGTCCTGAAGAATACATTCAAAAAATCCCCGAAGAACGTAAAGAACCCATCAAAAAACTTCGATCGGTTATTAGTAAAAACCTGCCTGAAGGGTTCAAAGAACAAATGAGCTACGGGATGATTGGTTATGTTGTGCCCCATTCGCTGTACCCGAATGGATACCACGTAGCGCCGGAGCTTCCTCTGCCCTTTATAAATATTGCTTCTCAAAAGAATCATATTGCGGTGTACCACTCCGGCATTTATGCTGATGATGAACTCATGAACTGGTTTAAGGGAGAGTATCCCAAACACGTAAAAACCAAGCTCGATATGGGCAAAAGTTGTATCCGTTTTCGAAATCCGGATCACATTCCCTACGAATTGATAGGCGAGCTGGCGGGAAAAATGACACCCAAGGAATGGATCGAGCTTTACGAAAAGAACATTAAAAGTTAA
- a CDS encoding ABC transporter ATP-binding protein, which produces MISLQVQNLTKKFNRHTIFSDLNFEHTGGILGISGANGSGKSTLVKCLSYLLRPNSGTIIWKQNDEVMDQKQVKAQMGYAAPYINLYAELSVEENLRFLIEAGGRVGRGDRLSALLEKVQIPHLSDQLFGSLSTGQQQRIKLAAALVRKPKILMLDEPGSNLDEKGHTLVSEIVIEAAEAGTLVFLASNDPNEIALCDTVLNVSDE; this is translated from the coding sequence ATGATTTCACTTCAGGTACAAAATCTTACCAAAAAATTTAACCGTCATACCATTTTCTCGGATCTCAACTTTGAGCACACCGGAGGAATTCTGGGTATATCGGGAGCCAATGGCAGTGGTAAATCAACATTGGTAAAATGCCTGTCATATCTCCTCCGCCCTAATTCGGGAACCATCATTTGGAAGCAGAATGATGAAGTGATGGATCAAAAACAGGTAAAAGCTCAGATGGGATATGCGGCTCCTTACATCAACCTCTATGCAGAATTATCGGTTGAGGAGAACCTGCGCTTTTTGATTGAAGCCGGAGGCAGAGTTGGACGAGGAGATCGACTTTCAGCCTTACTTGAGAAGGTTCAGATACCGCATTTGAGCGATCAGCTTTTTGGAAGCCTTTCTACCGGACAGCAACAACGCATTAAACTGGCCGCCGCTTTGGTTCGTAAGCCCAAAATATTAATGCTGGACGAACCCGGTTCCAACCTCGACGAAAAAGGACACACACTGGTATCCGAGATAGTCATAGAAGCAGCTGAGGCTGGTACTCTGGTCTTCCTCGCCTCCAACGATCCCAACGAAATTGCCTTGTGTGACACTGTTCTTAATGTTAGTGATGAGTGA